A single window of Nocardioides kongjuensis DNA harbors:
- the zwf gene encoding glucose-6-phosphate dehydrogenase encodes MVSDLSPHVLVLFGATGDLAARKLFPGLYRLAAAGRLPDHVEVIGSGRHSPGSDDDFRRHVRDALAEFVGDVDESVAGPLLERTRFVASSADDGTALARAVADAEDRILARCGCLLGDVRRLLYLSVPPGAVKGMVGMLHREDLVDRSRLVAEKPFGTDLATARELHDVLCSAFAEDQVFRIDHFLGKEAVQNILALRFANGLFEPAWNRHSIESVQIDVPEKLTVEGRGSFYEGTGCLKDMVTTHLAQLLGFVALEDPHAFRASAIRAAKAATFSAVRPIDPERVVFGQYDGYRDEPDVAPDSHVETFVAAEVWIDNDRWRDVPFYLRTGKALADGRRTITVRFRDPRHRWLKPEGGGNPEPNELVIELADQPRIAIDVRAKRPGPDMAVVEGVFRLDLVGDVPGADPLEAYERLLLDVMRGDRTLFISSEEVDRIWEIFQPVLDRRPPVEPYAAGTWGPASALDLPLGGWRLGNHAPDEGLRPAATRPPA; translated from the coding sequence GTGGTTTCCGACCTCTCCCCGCACGTCCTCGTCCTCTTCGGCGCGACCGGCGACCTGGCCGCCCGCAAGCTCTTCCCGGGCCTGTACCGGCTGGCCGCCGCAGGCCGGCTTCCCGACCACGTCGAGGTGATCGGCAGCGGTCGCCACTCCCCCGGCAGCGACGACGACTTCCGCCGCCACGTCCGCGACGCCCTGGCCGAGTTCGTCGGCGACGTCGACGAGTCCGTGGCCGGCCCCCTGCTCGAGCGGACCCGTTTCGTCGCGTCCTCGGCCGACGACGGCACGGCGCTCGCCCGGGCGGTCGCCGACGCCGAGGACCGGATCCTCGCGCGCTGCGGCTGCCTGCTGGGCGACGTGCGCCGCCTGCTCTACCTCTCGGTCCCGCCCGGCGCGGTCAAGGGCATGGTCGGGATGCTCCACCGCGAGGACCTCGTGGACCGCTCCCGGCTGGTGGCCGAGAAGCCGTTCGGCACCGACCTCGCGACCGCCCGCGAGCTCCACGACGTGCTCTGCTCGGCGTTCGCCGAGGACCAGGTGTTCCGCATCGACCACTTCCTCGGCAAGGAGGCGGTGCAGAACATCCTCGCGCTGCGCTTCGCCAACGGCCTGTTCGAGCCGGCGTGGAACCGGCACTCGATCGAGTCGGTGCAGATCGACGTACCCGAGAAGCTCACGGTCGAGGGCCGCGGCAGCTTCTACGAGGGCACCGGCTGCCTCAAGGACATGGTGACCACGCACCTCGCGCAGCTGCTCGGCTTCGTCGCGCTCGAGGACCCGCACGCGTTCCGCGCGTCGGCGATCCGCGCCGCGAAGGCCGCGACGTTCTCCGCCGTCCGGCCGATCGACCCGGAGCGGGTCGTCTTCGGCCAGTACGACGGCTACCGCGACGAGCCCGACGTGGCGCCCGACTCGCACGTGGAGACCTTCGTGGCCGCGGAGGTCTGGATCGACAACGACCGGTGGCGCGACGTGCCGTTCTACCTGCGCACCGGCAAGGCGCTGGCCGACGGGCGTCGCACGATCACGGTCCGGTTCCGCGACCCGCGGCACCGGTGGCTCAAGCCCGAGGGCGGCGGGAACCCCGAGCCCAACGAGCTGGTGATCGAGCTGGCCGACCAGCCGCGGATCGCCATCGACGTGCGCGCCAAGCGGCCCGGGCCGGACATGGCCGTCGTCGAGGGCGTGTTCCGCCTCGACCTCGTCGGCGACGTCCCCGGCGCCGATCCGCTGGAGGCCTACGAGCGCCTGCTGCTCGACGTGATGCGCGGCGACCGCACCCTGTTCATCAGCTCCGAGGAGGTGGACCGGATCTGGGAGATCTTCCAGCCGGTGCTCGACCGCCGCCCACCGGTGGAGCCGTACGCCGCCGGCACGTGGGGACCGGCGTCGGCGCTCGACCTGCCGCTCGGCGGCTGGCGCCTCGGCAACCACGCGCCGGACGAGGGGCTCAGGCCGGCGGCGACGCGACCGCCTGCCTGA
- a CDS encoding cupin domain-containing protein, with protein sequence MTRSTTPAPVVRRTGEGEQRWFFGGGVFTWKLGAGDGDISLIEVDMVEGKWTPVHTHPVSESMWVLEGRIRYRIVDDEHALGPGDFAMVPAGVPHAFVVTSPTAKVLGIQPSCRCEPFYRGASEPLAGSACVVDFHRIAASAEQNGGIEIVGPPPF encoded by the coding sequence ATGACGAGATCGACGACGCCCGCGCCCGTGGTCCGCCGGACCGGCGAGGGCGAGCAGCGGTGGTTCTTCGGTGGCGGGGTCTTCACCTGGAAGCTCGGCGCCGGAGACGGAGACATCAGCCTGATCGAGGTCGACATGGTCGAGGGCAAGTGGACCCCGGTCCACACGCACCCGGTCTCGGAGTCGATGTGGGTCCTCGAAGGACGGATCCGGTACCGCATCGTCGACGACGAGCACGCGCTCGGCCCCGGCGACTTCGCGATGGTTCCGGCCGGCGTTCCCCACGCGTTCGTGGTCACGAGCCCGACCGCGAAGGTGCTCGGCATCCAGCCGTCCTGCAGGTGTGAGCCGTTCTACCGCGGCGCCAGCGAGCCGTTGGCGGGGTCGGCGTGCGTCGTCGACTTCCACCGCATCGCCGCCAGCGCCGAGCAGAACGGCGGCATCGAGATCGTCGGACCGCCGCCGTTCTGA
- a CDS encoding nuclear transport factor 2 family protein — translation MSQQPVVDRFLEAVRLARIDECDDVWAPGATLAATVPNWRFHRTGPEQIRATYRGWFADPGRFEEFRRSPVAGGEVVEYLLTWTERGIPHAAHHLHWLEVADDRIVADVVVCGGRWPASLLAEMEAADA, via the coding sequence ATGTCCCAGCAGCCGGTGGTCGACCGATTCCTCGAGGCCGTGCGCCTCGCCCGCATCGACGAGTGCGACGACGTGTGGGCGCCGGGCGCGACCCTCGCCGCGACCGTCCCGAACTGGCGGTTCCACCGGACCGGGCCGGAGCAGATCCGCGCGACCTACCGGGGCTGGTTCGCCGACCCGGGGCGGTTCGAGGAGTTCCGCCGCTCACCGGTGGCGGGCGGTGAGGTCGTGGAGTACCTGCTCACCTGGACCGAGCGGGGGATTCCTCACGCCGCGCACCACCTGCACTGGCTCGAGGTCGCCGACGACCGGATCGTCGCCGACGTGGTCGTCTGCGGGGGCCGCTGGCCGGCGTCCCTGCTGGCCGAGATGGAGGCCGCGGATGCCTGA
- the guaB gene encoding IMP dehydrogenase: protein MRLTPYTGQVEVPDKFAALGLTYDDVLLLPGHSDLVPDDIDTTSRLTREISLRSPLISAAMDTVTESRMAIAMARQGGIGILHRNLSAEEQAYQVDLVKRTQTGIISNPVTIGPDATLEELDRICGEYRVSGLPVVDADNRLLGICTNRDLRFTPVAEWATTKVDEVMTPMPLVTGSTGISRDDATALLRKHKRERLPLVDADGRLGGLITVKDFVKSEQFPLASKDGDGRLMVGAAIGYFGDAWERATGLIEAGVDVLVADTAHGHVTLLLDMVRRLKSDPATKHVQVIGGNVATREGAQAFVDAGADAVKVGFGPGSICTTRVVTGCGVPQVTAVYEASLAAGPAGVPVIADGGLQQSGDIAKAIVAGAESVMIGSMLAGCEESPGEVVFHQGKQYKAYRGMGSLGAMSSRGKKSYSKDRYFQAEVTSDDKIVPEGIEGRVAYKGPLAGVAHQLLGGLSQSMFYVGAQTIPELQAKGRFIRITSASLKESHPHDIEMTVEAPNYHR, encoded by the coding sequence ATGCGGCTCACGCCCTACACTGGTCAAGTGGAGGTCCCCGACAAGTTCGCTGCACTCGGTCTCACCTACGACGACGTCCTGCTGCTGCCGGGTCATTCCGACCTGGTGCCGGACGACATCGACACCACCTCGCGGTTGACCCGCGAGATCTCGCTGAGGTCGCCGCTGATCAGCGCCGCGATGGACACCGTGACCGAGTCGCGGATGGCGATCGCGATGGCGCGCCAGGGTGGCATCGGCATCCTGCACCGCAACCTCTCCGCCGAGGAGCAGGCCTACCAGGTCGACCTCGTCAAGCGGACCCAGACCGGGATCATCTCGAACCCCGTCACCATCGGCCCCGACGCGACCCTCGAGGAGCTCGACCGGATCTGCGGCGAGTACCGCGTCTCCGGCCTCCCCGTCGTCGACGCCGACAACCGGTTGCTCGGCATCTGCACCAACCGCGACCTGCGGTTCACCCCCGTCGCGGAGTGGGCCACCACCAAGGTCGACGAGGTGATGACCCCGATGCCGCTGGTCACCGGCAGCACCGGCATCTCCCGGGACGACGCCACCGCGCTGCTGCGCAAGCACAAGCGCGAGCGGCTCCCGCTCGTCGACGCCGACGGCCGCCTCGGCGGCCTGATCACGGTCAAGGACTTCGTGAAGTCCGAGCAGTTCCCGCTCGCCTCCAAGGACGGCGACGGCCGGCTCATGGTCGGTGCCGCGATCGGCTACTTCGGCGACGCCTGGGAGCGGGCCACCGGCCTGATCGAGGCCGGCGTCGACGTGCTCGTCGCCGACACCGCCCACGGGCACGTCACCCTGCTGCTCGACATGGTCCGCCGGCTCAAGTCCGACCCGGCCACCAAGCACGTCCAGGTCATCGGCGGCAACGTCGCCACGCGCGAGGGCGCACAGGCGTTCGTCGACGCCGGCGCCGACGCCGTCAAGGTCGGCTTCGGCCCCGGCTCCATCTGCACGACCCGGGTCGTCACCGGATGCGGCGTCCCGCAGGTCACCGCGGTCTACGAGGCCTCGCTCGCGGCCGGGCCGGCCGGCGTACCCGTCATCGCCGACGGCGGCCTCCAGCAGTCCGGCGACATCGCCAAGGCCATCGTCGCCGGCGCCGAGTCGGTGATGATCGGCTCGATGCTCGCCGGCTGCGAGGAGTCGCCCGGCGAGGTCGTCTTCCACCAGGGCAAGCAGTACAAGGCCTACCGCGGCATGGGCTCGCTCGGCGCCATGTCGAGCCGCGGCAAGAAGTCCTACTCCAAGGACCGCTACTTCCAGGCCGAGGTCACCAGCGACGACAAGATCGTCCCCGAGGGCATCGAGGGCCGGGTCGCCTACAAGGGCCCGCTCGCCGGCGTCGCCCACCAGCTCCTCGGCGGCCTGTCGCAGTCGATGTTCTACGTCGGCGCGCAGACCATCCCCGAGCTGCAGGCCAAGGGCCGGTTCATCCGGATCACCTCGGCCTCGCTCAAGGAGAGCCACCCGCACGACATCGAGATGACGGTCGAGGCGCCCAACTACCACCGGTAG
- a CDS encoding GuaB3 family IMP dehydrogenase-related protein codes for MSDIEIGRAKRARTAYSFDDIAIVPSRRTRDPEEVSVDWQIDAYRFSLPILAAPMDSVMSPRTAIDFGRFGGLGVLNLEGLWTRYDDPQPLLDEVAGLQGVEATRRLQEIYTEPIKAELITERLREVREAGVTVAGSLSPQRTKEFAKTVTDAGVDLFVIRGTTVSAEHVSSQAEPLNLKEFIYELDVPVIVGGCATHQAALHLMRTGAAGVLVGFGGGAAHTTRTVLGISVPMASAVADVAAARRDYLDESGGRYVHVIADGSIGTSGDLAKAIACGADAVMVGSPFARATDAPGRGFHWGAEAHHADLPRGQRVQFDQVGTIEEILFGPSRVADGTMNLVGALKRSMATTGYTELKEFQRVEVVAH; via the coding sequence GTGAGCGACATCGAGATCGGCCGCGCCAAGCGGGCCCGGACGGCGTACTCCTTCGACGACATCGCGATCGTGCCCTCCCGGCGCACGCGTGACCCCGAGGAGGTCAGCGTCGACTGGCAGATCGACGCCTACCGCTTCTCCCTGCCGATCCTCGCCGCGCCGATGGACTCGGTGATGTCGCCGAGGACCGCGATCGACTTCGGCCGCTTCGGTGGCCTCGGGGTGCTCAACCTCGAGGGCCTGTGGACCCGGTACGACGACCCGCAGCCGCTCCTCGACGAGGTCGCCGGGCTGCAGGGAGTCGAGGCCACCCGCCGCCTGCAGGAGATCTACACCGAGCCGATCAAGGCCGAGCTGATCACCGAGCGGCTGCGTGAGGTGCGCGAGGCCGGCGTGACGGTGGCGGGCTCCCTGTCGCCGCAGCGCACCAAGGAGTTCGCCAAGACGGTGACCGACGCCGGCGTCGACCTGTTCGTCATCCGCGGCACCACCGTCTCGGCCGAGCACGTGTCCAGCCAGGCAGAGCCGTTGAACCTCAAGGAGTTCATCTACGAGCTCGACGTCCCGGTCATCGTCGGCGGCTGCGCGACCCACCAGGCCGCCCTCCACCTGATGCGCACCGGCGCGGCCGGCGTCCTGGTCGGCTTCGGCGGCGGCGCCGCCCACACCACCCGCACCGTCCTCGGCATCTCCGTCCCGATGGCCTCCGCCGTCGCCGACGTCGCCGCCGCGCGCCGCGACTACCTCGACGAGTCGGGCGGCCGCTACGTCCACGTCATCGCCGACGGCTCCATCGGCACGTCCGGCGACCTCGCCAAGGCGATCGCGTGCGGCGCCGACGCCGTGATGGTCGGCTCGCCGTTCGCCCGCGCCACCGACGCCCCCGGCCGCGGCTTCCACTGGGGCGCCGAGGCGCACCACGCGGACCTGCCCCGCGGCCAGCGGGTCCAGTTCGACCAGGTCGGCACCATCGAGGAGATCCTGTTCGGGCCCTCCCGCGTCGCCGACGGCACGATGAACCTGGTCGGCGCCCTCAAGCGCTCGATGGCCACCACCGGCTACACCGAGCTCAAGGAGTTCCAGCGCGTCGAGGTCGTCGCGCACTGA
- a CDS encoding phosphotransferase family protein: MSELPAEMAEMTLQRSSRDQGAVHDRLEEWLAGVLPAGAEPVVTLHAGVDSNGMSSETVVLDLTHTVDDERVTEELIARVAPAPEDLPVFQEYRLGDQYDAMRLASELTDVPVPTVRWMEPTGEVLGTPFFLMDRIAGVVPPDVLPYTFGDNWLFDASPEEQARLQRASIEVLARLHAIPDAAATFAFLDPAEAGYDGATPLARNIAKTRAWYDYAVNAPEGSPRSPLVERGLAWLEANLPDESADPVLVWGDARIGNAMYDDFRPVAVLDWEMATLGTREMDLAWMVFAHRVFQEIATMLGLPGMPDFLDEDAARATYAELSGVEVGDLTWHQLHAAVLWACVFMRTSARQVHFGEIERPEDPESVFHHRPLFERLLEEVGA, encoded by the coding sequence GTGAGCGAGTTGCCCGCAGAGATGGCCGAGATGACCCTGCAGCGGTCGAGCCGCGACCAGGGTGCGGTCCACGACCGCCTCGAGGAGTGGCTCGCCGGCGTGCTGCCCGCCGGCGCCGAGCCGGTCGTCACGCTCCACGCGGGCGTCGACAGCAACGGCATGTCGAGCGAGACCGTGGTCCTCGACCTCACCCACACCGTCGACGACGAGCGGGTCACCGAGGAGCTGATCGCCCGGGTCGCCCCGGCGCCGGAGGACCTGCCGGTGTTCCAGGAGTACCGCCTCGGCGACCAGTACGACGCCATGCGACTGGCCTCCGAGCTGACCGACGTGCCGGTGCCGACGGTGCGCTGGATGGAGCCCACCGGCGAGGTGCTCGGCACGCCGTTCTTCCTCATGGACCGGATCGCGGGCGTCGTCCCGCCCGACGTGCTGCCCTACACCTTCGGCGACAACTGGCTCTTCGACGCCTCGCCCGAGGAGCAGGCCCGGCTGCAGCGCGCCAGCATCGAGGTGCTGGCCCGGCTGCACGCCATCCCCGACGCCGCCGCCACCTTCGCCTTCCTCGACCCCGCCGAGGCCGGGTACGACGGTGCGACCCCGCTGGCCCGCAACATCGCCAAGACCCGCGCCTGGTACGACTACGCCGTCAACGCCCCCGAGGGCAGCCCGCGCTCCCCGCTGGTCGAGCGCGGCCTCGCGTGGCTCGAGGCCAACCTCCCCGACGAGAGCGCCGACCCGGTGCTGGTCTGGGGAGACGCCCGCATCGGCAACGCGATGTACGACGACTTCCGCCCCGTCGCGGTCCTCGACTGGGAGATGGCGACCCTCGGCACCCGCGAGATGGACCTGGCCTGGATGGTCTTCGCCCACCGCGTCTTCCAGGAGATCGCGACCATGCTCGGCCTGCCCGGCATGCCGGACTTCCTCGACGAGGACGCCGCGCGGGCGACGTACGCCGAGCTCAGCGGGGTCGAGGTCGGTGACCTGACCTGGCACCAGCTGCACGCCGCCGTGCTGTGGGCCTGCGTCTTCATGCGCACCAGCGCCCGCCAGGTCCACTTCGGCGAGATCGAGAGGCCCGAGGACCCCGAGTCCGTCTTCCACCACCGCCCGCTCTTCGAGCGGCTCCTCGAGGAGGTCGGCGCATGA
- a CDS encoding TetR-like C-terminal domain-containing protein, which translates to MSATRATGRPRDPRIEQAALEAVRALLAEGGYAAVTGAAVAARAGTTKAALYRRWTALPHLVHEAAFPSELALDMHLGGPLEEDLAGIVRGARDALCSPVGAAALPALLAEISTWPDLHTAMLERFAGSFRAIDERLAVAVSAGEAHPDARADDLIQTIIGTIIAGVLLTPGQLDDAWVDRLTASLARSLRP; encoded by the coding sequence ATGTCCGCAACCCGTGCGACCGGCCGTCCGCGGGACCCGCGGATCGAGCAGGCCGCTCTCGAGGCGGTCCGCGCCCTGCTCGCCGAGGGCGGGTACGCCGCCGTCACCGGCGCGGCCGTCGCCGCCCGGGCCGGTACGACGAAGGCGGCGCTCTACCGCCGCTGGACCGCGCTCCCCCACCTCGTCCACGAGGCCGCGTTCCCCAGCGAGCTCGCCCTCGACATGCACCTCGGCGGGCCGCTGGAGGAGGACCTCGCCGGCATCGTCCGGGGCGCCCGCGACGCCCTCTGCTCCCCCGTCGGCGCGGCCGCGCTGCCCGCCCTGCTGGCCGAGATCAGCACCTGGCCCGACCTGCACACGGCCATGCTGGAGCGCTTCGCCGGGTCGTTCCGGGCGATCGACGAGCGGCTCGCGGTCGCGGTCTCGGCCGGCGAGGCGCACCCCGACGCCCGGGCCGACGACCTGATCCAGACGATCATCGGGACGATCATCGCCGGGGTGCTGCTGACGCCCGGACAGCTCGACGACGCCTGGGTCGACCGGCTCACCGCGAGCCTGGCGCGCAGCCTGCGCCCCTGA
- a CDS encoding aldehyde dehydrogenase, translating to MTLDRDALFIGGTWARPATDAVLEVVSPHSEEVVARVPEGSTADIDLAVAAARRAFDEGPWPRMSPAERIDVVQNLSGLYAAKLEEMATIISTEMGSPISFSSLAQAPAPWMQIEAFLGIAREFPWEERRAGVLGADVVVRHEPVGVVAAIPPWNVPQFTILSKVVPALLAGCTVVVKPAPETPLDAYLLAELLVEAGVPEGVVSIVAGGREVGEHLVRHPGVDKVAFTGSTAAGRRIGAICGEQLKRVSLELGGKSAAIILDDADEAAAIEGLKFLGVMNSGQACVAQTRVLVSQERHDAFAAALASAIGAMKVGDPLDPATEIGPMVAQRQQERVASYIRIGQEEGAQLLTGGEGRPEGLDQGWYVRPTVFAGVDNKMRIAQEEIFGPVLSVIPYVDVADAVRIANDSEYGLAGTVWTADQEAGLEVARGVRTGTYGVNTYTMDFAAPFGGFKASGLGREFGPEGLAQYTEAKSVYLSAPAM from the coding sequence ATGACCCTCGACCGCGACGCCCTCTTCATCGGCGGCACCTGGGCCAGGCCCGCCACCGACGCCGTGCTGGAGGTGGTCTCCCCGCACTCGGAGGAGGTCGTCGCACGGGTGCCCGAGGGGTCGACCGCCGACATCGACCTCGCGGTCGCCGCTGCCCGCAGGGCCTTCGACGAGGGCCCGTGGCCGCGGATGAGCCCGGCCGAGCGGATCGACGTCGTGCAGAACCTGTCCGGCCTGTACGCCGCGAAGCTGGAGGAGATGGCGACCATCATCTCCACCGAGATGGGCTCGCCGATCTCCTTCAGCTCGCTCGCCCAGGCGCCGGCGCCGTGGATGCAGATCGAGGCCTTCCTCGGCATCGCGCGCGAGTTCCCGTGGGAGGAGCGGCGCGCGGGCGTGCTCGGCGCGGACGTCGTCGTGCGACACGAGCCGGTCGGCGTCGTCGCGGCCATCCCGCCGTGGAACGTCCCGCAGTTCACGATCCTGTCCAAGGTCGTCCCGGCGCTGCTGGCCGGCTGCACCGTCGTCGTGAAGCCGGCGCCCGAGACCCCGCTCGACGCCTACCTCCTCGCGGAGCTGCTCGTCGAGGCCGGCGTGCCCGAGGGTGTCGTCTCGATCGTGGCCGGTGGTCGTGAGGTTGGCGAGCACCTGGTGCGCCACCCCGGCGTCGACAAGGTCGCGTTCACCGGCTCCACCGCCGCCGGGCGCAGGATCGGCGCGATCTGCGGTGAGCAGCTCAAGCGGGTCTCGCTCGAGCTCGGCGGCAAGTCGGCCGCGATCATCCTCGACGACGCCGACGAGGCCGCCGCGATCGAGGGCCTGAAGTTCCTCGGCGTGATGAACTCCGGCCAGGCCTGCGTCGCCCAGACCCGCGTGCTCGTCTCGCAGGAGCGCCACGACGCCTTCGCCGCTGCCCTGGCGTCCGCCATCGGTGCCATGAAGGTGGGCGACCCGCTCGACCCCGCCACCGAGATCGGCCCGATGGTCGCGCAGCGCCAGCAGGAGCGCGTGGCGTCCTACATCCGGATCGGCCAGGAGGAGGGCGCCCAGCTGCTGACCGGCGGCGAAGGCCGCCCCGAGGGCCTCGACCAGGGCTGGTACGTCCGCCCGACCGTCTTCGCCGGCGTCGACAACAAGATGCGCATCGCCCAGGAGGAGATCTTCGGCCCGGTCCTCTCGGTCATCCCGTACGTCGACGTGGCCGACGCCGTCCGGATCGCCAACGACTCGGAGTACGGCCTCGCCGGCACCGTGTGGACCGCCGACCAGGAGGCCGGCCTCGAGGTGGCCCGCGGCGTGCGCACCGGCACCTACGGCGTCAACACCTACACGATGGACTTCGCGGCGCCGTTCGGCGGCTTCAAGGCCTCCGGGCTGGGCCGCGAGTTCGGTCCCGAGGGCCTGGCGCAGTACACCGAGGCCAAGTCGGTGTACCTGTCCGCGCCGGCGATGTAG
- a CDS encoding TetR family transcriptional regulator: MSTDYTASGRMRQKQRTRDQLVAAARDLIATGSTPRVEEAAEAAGISRTTAYRYFASRAELLVAAYPETGAASALPDPAPADVEERVAAVADFVIDRVRVAEPQQRSMLRLSLDGRPHELPLRQGRAIAWFEEALAPLAGSISDDGVHRLALALRAACGIETRVWLTDVAGLEPADVDGLQRWMVDALVRQAVASPPA; the protein is encoded by the coding sequence GTGTCAACGGACTACACGGCATCGGGGCGGATGCGGCAGAAGCAGCGCACCCGTGACCAGCTCGTCGCGGCGGCGCGTGACCTGATCGCCACCGGCAGCACGCCGCGCGTCGAGGAAGCCGCTGAGGCGGCCGGCATCTCCCGGACCACCGCGTACCGCTACTTCGCGTCGCGTGCCGAGCTCCTCGTGGCGGCGTACCCCGAGACAGGTGCCGCTTCGGCGCTCCCCGACCCTGCGCCGGCGGACGTGGAGGAGCGGGTGGCCGCTGTCGCCGACTTCGTCATCGATCGCGTGCGGGTCGCCGAGCCGCAGCAGCGCTCGATGCTGCGGCTCTCGCTGGACGGCCGCCCGCACGAGCTCCCGCTTCGCCAGGGGCGCGCGATCGCGTGGTTCGAGGAGGCGCTCGCGCCGCTCGCCGGATCGATCAGCGACGACGGCGTCCACCGGCTCGCGCTCGCGCTGCGGGCGGCCTGCGGCATCGAGACCCGGGTCTGGCTGACGGACGTCGCCGGACTGGAGCCGGCGGACGTCGACGGCCTGCAGCGGTGGATGGTCGACGCGCTGGTCAGGCAGGCGGTCGCGTCGCCGCCGGCCTGA
- a CDS encoding carbon-nitrogen hydrolase family protein, with protein MLVAAAQAEARAGDLAHNVATAARLVREAGGRGARVVVLPEAFLTGYDASAFCGDVPTPVDLAGPLLDPLRAAAAATGATVVASTALRRDHGRTLASVVVEPDGTTSAPYDKQHLDGDEPTWFVPGEHPATITVDGVVLALSICRDGSIPEHAATAAAAGASAYLASVAYFPGGARRLDVTYAARALDHRMHVVVAGLTGRCGPSTFIGGSAVYGPDAEALARLGDEEGLALAEIR; from the coding sequence ATGCTCGTCGCCGCCGCCCAGGCCGAGGCCCGCGCCGGCGACCTCGCCCACAACGTCGCCACCGCCGCCCGTCTCGTCCGTGAGGCGGGTGGGCGGGGCGCTCGGGTGGTGGTGCTCCCCGAGGCCTTCCTGACCGGGTACGACGCCAGCGCGTTCTGCGGCGACGTGCCGACCCCCGTCGACCTGGCCGGCCCGCTGCTCGACCCGCTGCGCGCGGCCGCGGCCGCAACCGGCGCCACGGTGGTCGCCTCCACCGCGCTGCGCCGCGACCACGGCCGGACCCTCGCGTCGGTGGTCGTCGAGCCCGACGGCACCACCTCGGCGCCGTACGACAAGCAGCACCTCGACGGTGACGAGCCGACCTGGTTCGTCCCCGGGGAGCACCCCGCGACCATCACCGTCGACGGCGTCGTGCTCGCGCTGTCGATCTGTCGCGACGGCAGCATCCCCGAGCACGCCGCGACCGCCGCGGCGGCCGGAGCCTCGGCGTACCTCGCCTCGGTCGCCTACTTCCCCGGCGGCGCCCGTCGCCTCGACGTCACCTACGCCGCCCGCGCGCTCGACCATCGGATGCACGTCGTGGTCGCCGGCCTGACCGGACGGTGCGGACCGTCCACCTTCATCGGCGGCTCCGCCGTCTACGGTCCCGACGCCGAGGCGCTCGCGCGGCTCGGTGACGAGGAGGGCCTGGCGCTCGCCGAGATCCGTTGA
- a CDS encoding cytochrome d ubiquinol oxidase subunit II: protein MSLELAVAAALFVGVIAYAVLGGADFGSGFFDLTAGSSKRGAELRTLVDHSIGPVWEANHVWLIYVLVIWWTGFPESFAAAMSTLVLPLLLALLGIVLRGASFAFRKYAATLAQARLFGIVFATSSIITPFFLGTVAGAIASGRVPLDGTGDRWSSWVNPTSLFGGVIAVGTCAFLAGTFLVADARRSGHDRLADELRVRALGVGAATGAVVFAALVPLDHDAPTLAAGLEGRAAPLVVLAGLAGLGTMVLLWTRRYAVARITAVLAVAAVLSGWGVGQYPWLLVDEVTIHDAAGATATLQGLLVAVGLAVVVVVPPLAYLFKLTQSEEWSRPDH from the coding sequence ATGAGCCTCGAGCTGGCCGTCGCGGCCGCCCTCTTCGTCGGAGTCATCGCGTACGCCGTGCTCGGCGGCGCCGACTTCGGGTCCGGCTTCTTCGACCTCACGGCGGGCAGCAGCAAGCGTGGCGCCGAGCTGCGAACGCTCGTCGACCACAGCATCGGCCCGGTGTGGGAGGCCAACCACGTCTGGCTGATCTACGTCCTGGTGATCTGGTGGACCGGCTTCCCCGAGTCCTTCGCCGCGGCCATGTCGACGCTGGTGCTGCCGCTGCTGCTGGCCCTGCTCGGCATCGTGCTGCGCGGCGCCAGCTTCGCGTTCCGCAAGTACGCCGCCACGCTGGCCCAGGCCCGGCTGTTCGGGATCGTGTTCGCGACCTCGTCGATCATCACGCCGTTCTTCCTCGGCACCGTCGCCGGCGCCATCGCCTCGGGCCGGGTCCCGCTCGACGGCACCGGCGACCGCTGGTCGTCCTGGGTCAACCCCACCTCGCTGTTCGGCGGGGTGATCGCCGTCGGCACCTGCGCCTTCCTCGCCGGCACCTTCCTCGTCGCCGACGCCCGCCGCAGCGGCCACGACCGGCTCGCCGACGAGCTGCGGGTGCGTGCGCTCGGCGTCGGTGCGGCGACCGGTGCGGTCGTGTTCGCCGCGCTGGTCCCGCTCGACCACGACGCCCCGACCCTCGCTGCCGGGCTCGAGGGCCGAGCGGCGCCGCTGGTCGTCCTCGCCGGGCTGGCCGGGCTGGGGACCATGGTGCTGCTGTGGACCCGCCGGTACGCCGTCGCGCGGATCACCGCCGTCCTCGCCGTCGCCGCCGTCTTGTCCGGCTGGGGTGTGGGCCAGTACCCGTGGCTCCTCGTCGACGAGGTCACCATCCACGACGCGGCCGGCGCCACCGCCACGCTGCAGGGGCTGCTCGTCGCGGTGGGGCTGGCGGTGGTGGTCGTCGTGCCGCCGCTGGCCTACCTCTTCAAGCTCACCCAGTCGGAGGAGTGGTCGCGCCCGGACCACTGA